TGTGTATATTCTGTGGTGTCTATGGTAAAGACTTCCCAATTAAGGGTGGCATTCAACATAACAAGTTTATAACTTCATTTATATCGTATCGTATATCAAGTGGTTTGTGTATAGTAAGTGAAATAGATATACATACTCGTATATCGAAGAAGAAACATTTGTCGCAATTGTTGGCTTCTTCTTTATCAGGAATCGccaatgacgaaaaaaatacaataaattctAGCAAAAATGATAAGATAAAGAATGTAAacatttattgtttatttttcatattaGGTAATTCCTtcaaacacacattttttgCAGACTAAAATGCATTTAGAATTtgatgatttatttaaaaatgcagaaGATAAGGAAACACATTGAATTAATATTTCAGATTTGCACATTCTGTCCTGAACTTTCCAAGTAAAAGTACATTACTCAAACATCAACACACCATGGATGGGGATGGCGAAGGTAATCTATTGGAGATTATGGATCTTGCGCGTACTTTGCGCCAAGAACAACTTTTTATCCAGAATGAACAAGCTGCATTTGCAACCTTAACCGAGTCAGTGGCTTTGAGTTCTTCACAAATAGCTCAGGTATGTAAAAAAAGCTAGTTATAATAGCTCTCATcctttaatttgatattatttttcagCTTGCCTATATTTGTGCACAACAAAGACAAAACCTGAACGATCTTATCACTTCGCGACCAGAATCCGGTCCATCGATCTGTTGCAATCGGGCTAATGGGCTTGAGAATACCAAGTTTGTTGATGCAAACAAAGCCAAGTCTCTTAAATATGAGGTACATAATTCTTTGAGGAGTTTATAAAAGTGATcagacattttatttttcttgattttagtATATCATTGCATATGTAGAGCTATTCAACTATCTTTATCGAACTCCTTATGTCCTGGCTATGGCACTATCCACTGGCGATCGCATTCCCGAAATTACCCCAAGTCAAATGAATTCCGTCAATCATACCATAGCAACGGGACTCTATGGCAACGCAATTCACACCAAGGATGTTGAAACACTTCTCAAGCTGTTGCGAGAACTTATAGAAATTCAAATTGTCGTTAGTGAGAATCCTAGAAGAATGATTCGTGCAGGATCATCATCATTTGCAAGACTTTTCCACCGACTTAATGAATCTATGTTTTCGGCAAAGATATTCCTCACAGCAGCATTATATGAACCCTTGATGAATGTCCTTGTTGAAAGTGAAACGATGCTGGACGTCGATTCCAATAAGGTAGTAAAGAATTTCAGCAGCAAAGAGAAGCTTAAACGATTTGGTGAAGAATCATCGCCAGACTATCAAGAAAAAGTTCAGAAATTTCGTGAAGATATCATAAGCAAGCTTCATAAACTTGCGAGTTCATTTATTACGAATATAACCGCCAATTGGTCACTATTCCCATCGACCTTGAGATGGCTCATTCAAACTATGTGCCATCAATTGAAACAGGCGCGAACCAatgaaaaggatattaatgAGATTATTACCGATATGGTTTTTACTCATTTCATTTGTCCGGCAATTGTGAGTCCAGATTTACTTGGCATCATTGATGCTCCCATCTCTGAGCTGGCTCGTTTTAATTTGATGCAAATCGGTCAAATCATTCAAATGCTTGCCCTGATGAAGTATCAAGATGTGGATCCAAAATTCAGTGAAGTTTATCAACTTTTTGATGCAAATATTGTTAGTAAACtcttggatttgcttttggtgAGTGATTCTGGGGAGGATGTTGTTGCAATTAGATCCCAACAAAGTGATTTTGAGAGGGCCCATCTTCTTATCACTCAGTCCGAGTTGAATACTTTTATTGAGTTCTTCAGAGTTCTCCTGCAAAGTGATGAGCTTGCTCTATTGGAAGAAGATCGTCTCAAGCTGAAGAAGATAATCGATCACCTACCAGAGCATGTTCAGGTAAATGGTGATGCACCAAGTCCTATAGAATCTTCTTCACCACGTTCCAAACATAGCCTTATCCATTTGGGAAAGAgcacaaaaaataagctttcaaaaagtCTCAGCAATGGAGCAACTGCATTAACCAATGGTCATGCTTCTGTAAACTCTGCTCCGCTATCACCAAATGGTGGAGAAGAAAATgaacaagttttagtttttcGCATTTGCATATCCGACGACAATACTCTGCAACCCCTAACCGAAGAAGAAGTTCTTAAAATGAATGCAATTGGACAAGAAATCACCGATGATGCcaataatattgaaaaactaGAAACCGATGGAATGGATGGACCTTTATTGAGGCCTTTgcatacaaaaacaacacgttTTTCACTTTCACACGACGATGCATCGATTGGAAATTCAGATAATCTTGAGGCAGTGAGTGAGGCTCCAAGTAATCACTCAGTGACAAGCTCTCTAGAGCTAGAAGAGAATGACCAGAATGATAATCTCTCCGATATGGTTTCGGCAAATGTATCAGGCCGTGGAACACCAAATATTTCTGGACGAGATACACCTTCATCGCAGGTTACAGACGGTGAATCTGTAACAAATGTGATACCTACTCCCCAGATGGCCAAGTTGTTATCAAAAGCCCGTTCCGATATTGAAGATAAGTTTTGTAAGTTTGAGATTAAGAAACTAATGGAAGGTGATGAGACTGTTTCAATCATATCGGATACCTGGAGTACAGATGTGCTGGCTAGTGATTCGGAGACTTTGGATGCAAATGAGCGAGATCGCAATTTCTCAACTCCACTCATTCCATCTGCAGTTGTTCTGCCGGGGGATAATAATTTTGATCCCTTATCGAATGCAATTCCTCAAGCTAACTATCTAGAAGGCTCTGAGACGCGTTCTGAGTCGAATTGGAGTACCGATGTATTGGCCAGTGATTCGGAAAAGCTTGCTGAGGTCGATACCGATGATAACTTAAGCATCACAGCCAAGTCTGACATTACCAATGCCTCAGTGGCAGAAAATCTCTGCACTCCCGACTCACCTTTCTTTGCTCCTCGAGCAATGAATGTAAATTATAACCAACCAGAATCTCCTGCTGAGGCAGCTGCTGGGGGAGTCCCTAATGGACAACCATCCCAGGATTCGGCGTTTTTCGATGGATCCGACCTGCAGGCAATATCTTCACTAGCTCGGAGTTCAGTTCGCACTACAAACCAGTATTCGGGTGAGAATAGTTTTCAGCAAAATTACAAGAGTGACAAAGAATCATTCTTATCGCCTCGCATGAGACGTCAAAACTCTGCCGAAAGCAGTATCTCCAGTCAGAGTCTCAACATGGAAGACAAACCATCCATATCGAGacagaaaaagaaacaaaataggcAATCAACAGCATCTGTTAAGGATCTCATAgatttttctgattttgatgatggaGCTGTTGGTCTCGAAGAGAAGGTTGTGCCAGTAAATGAGGATGAAACGGAATCTTTTAGTGACATGTTTGAAGCAGTTGTTGTTCACCGCAGGTCGGCCCATGAACCAAGATCACCGCCATGTGATGGACGTCGTAATGGCATTATGGTGGATTCATCAAAGAATTCAGATCCCACCTCTTCTTCGTTAGTCAATATTCGACGTCATCAGAGTTTGAACTATGAAAACCATGAgataattgtaaataaaaattctcaaagGATCACTATGACAGAGTCGTCTGTTAGCGACGATGTCAAGTCGCAACAACAACTCAATGACGTAGCCATGTTATCTCTGAAAACAGAAGAACTCACTCTAAATGGCCCCTCGCATTCATCTATGGAAAATGTAGTTCCAGTACCGTCACAACCAGTTGCATCTACATCCACAGCAAAACCAATCAAATCGACAGGCGCCATCCCAAAGTCAATCAGTTTTGATGCATCTGCTGATAAGTCAGCACGTAATATGCATTTGCGTCGACTTCAGCAAGAACACACTCTTAAGGCTGCTTTGATACCATCGACAAGCATTAGTGCTGCTGTAACGCATGGCGTCAATGGATCTGGAATATTCAATAAATTGAAAcagaatttctttaaaaatcgtCGTGGCAATAAACACCATGCAACAACTGATGATTTTCCCAGCCGCAACGTGTCATTTTGTACAAATGCTGAGACACTGGAATTTAATGATGTTAACATGCAGGTCGATGCGGCAGCAAATGACCCGCCATCATACTGTGATAACAACGAAGATATTTTAGCCAAATATCGGACAAAAGCTTATGCTTCGAATTCGACAACGAATTCCAATTCAACGGATAATAGTTGCCATGTAAATCGAAAGAATTCCACCGATAGTGACAATAGGTAAGTCTAATTATGAGTGTATCATAAAACCGACTTTAATTCCATGAGTTATATTTCAGAATTCCTAGCGTTGTTTTGCATGACAAAGTGGTGGCTTTTAATATGGTCAAGCGAAAGATACGCAAAGTTTTATCTAAAACTGATCTTCATACTGGTGATTTTCGACACACCACAGTAAGCCCCtcaacaaattgaatttatcaaaaatatcttCATAACATTTTCTTTGCCTATTTTAGTTCTCTAATGCCTCGCCCTTGCTCACATATCTGCAAATTCAAATGGCCCAAGCAATTAACTTGCAGAATTCCCAACAAATCTCTTTTGTATCGGAGGCAATTAGATGTCTGGCAACACTGGAAGCACCACAGCATCAGCAGCTAATGGAAGAACTACAAAGTGACATTCTTAAACGGCAGAGTTATTTGCAATATCTAATGCGTTATCGCCAGAATTTACTCTTGATAACGGAAAATATCAATCAATTCGATCAACGTTTGCGtagtgaaacaaaaatatgtaacaGGCATTTGGTAGCTGTATGTGTGAGAATGTTTTTGGAGAAAAGAGAAACTCGCATTGAGACTTTCCATGAAGATTTTATCAAACTTACTGCTGTCGATGATAGGATTTATTTGTTGGATGTTTTTATGAAAGATTTAATGTCTGAATTGGCGGATGGTGGCGCATTAAATGGCATGGCCGAATGGCAGCTACAAGAGGCGAAAATATCAATAGAAAGAGCTCTTTTGCAAAGATTGTATCAGCATGTGATGTTTCCAAATGATGAAGTTGATTTGAATAGAGATAAGTAAGACAACaaagtttgtgtttttaatgtttgtttaattttaattttgtgttttgtattGTAGAGTTTTAAACGAACATATCCGAAAACTTCAACAAGTTATAAGACCATCTCATCCAGCATTACGTATACCACCAGAGTATCTTACGGAAGCACCATGGACATTTGCTCAACAACAATTATATTACATTTCAGCATATACAACTCCACAAGAGAAACTGCAGTGTGTAATAAGGTAAGACCATTCACTGATAAAAACTACTCACTTTCGTTGTTTTCCGAGAACAATCCGCCAAAACTCTCTGCGGGATCATAAAATAATTCTATTAAACTAAGACTTCATGAAAATCCCCGTTTGTACTTAACCAATTGTAAGGTCTGTAAGTGAAAAAGTTGTCCCAAATGTCTTACAACAACTTTACAAAAGAAAACTAATATCTgtgttttcttttgtaaaagTAAAGCTAAACTCCTCATTCTGCAACTACGAAAAGAACTGCGATAAGCGGTGAATACAAACtggaaatttgaataaaatggctCTAATTTTGCCTACTTCACACTACAAGAATATTCTGAGCTTgggataaacaaaaaatgtttcttttaatCTGATCACGAATTTTAATGGAATTTCTCTTTGTGTTCCTCACTCATCTTACcaagattttcggaaaaaagtCTAAGcggaagaataaaaaaaattctcacaTTCCATACGTACACTTTAAAAGTCTCTGCTATTAGTTGGTAGTATTGCTTTGAAGAACTTGTCTACTACAGCAAGATAATAATATCATGCTTGTGGTGCCTTGTGATATTTCTAGGTAAATCAACAAAGGTGAAGTTATTGATTTATGGTTGATACATATTTCTTACTGGTCAATTCTTGTTGgttaagttattttttgttaaatttttttaattaaaaaaaaaactgttttacttactgaaccgaaatacattacattcgaaagacattttttcagcaaaactttaaatacgcatgtgataaaaaaaaattaataaaaaaaaataatatgcaataaaatgaagaatgaaaatatctaaaaaatataCCTCCTAGAAAGGAACCAGTCTGATTTTAAGCTAAGTGAACCCAACTACATTAGGTTCACTgaaaatttttctggaaaatgttctggaaaacagttaaaataaccataactttaaaataagtatGAAATTACCCCCCAAAACCTGAAAaactaaagtatttttaaaaaatagagctcctaatGCAATTTTTAggcttactgaacccaaatacattgattttaatatttttttttctggaaaatattaataaacgctcaaaataagaaaaattttaaattagtttgaacATACCCCCAAATGAATATTCtggagctgctagaaaaaaaaacaatatgatttttgagcttactgaacccaaatccataaaatttgatataaatctttctggaaaattttaaaaagttgaaaattgttggccagtgtaatcAGTCCTCGCAATTCCATACTTTACCGATAATATCTTTTGATTGTTATTTTATGGAATTTAATTAATGAGTTACGAGGTCTGACGGCGACGATATGCTAAAATTAAAGCGCCCGAATCGCGTATATATTTTACGATCGATCGGATGACAATCTGGGATTTTTCAAAGAACAGTCTATTCTACGTTTTTTCACAATATACCATCCTTGAAAAAATTGgtcagaagaaaaaaacttcaaagttATTGAAAATTTATCATAATGAGtacttaaaaattgttttcgtgTTTTTTGGCATCGTTTAAGTTTTACAAGATACAAAATGGTCACAAAGGTTTCCCCTAATAGTGTGAAgtcacaaacaaaaatatctcGGAACAGTCCGTAGAGGTTTTTAAGAAGTTAGTTTTATGTGATAGCTATAACAGAAAATATCGTAAAATGTTAGAAAGGCACAAGAAAAGTAATCCCTATGCATCGTATGAAGGTGAAGAAAAAAGTCTGAAATTATTGAAAAGAAACCTGCAAAAAAGCATTAATTCTAATGGAACGTAAATCAAATaaagtttattcaaaaataattcaaagtattaaataatcaattgatttccaGATGCATCACCAGTATAATGAACCTCCTGCAAATGGCATGTGATCGTATACCGGCGGCCGATGATTTGCTCCCAGTTCTCATATATGTTGTGATCAAggtaaatttattcaaattttttaacaaaagttattttttcataacaatttattattttttacaggCCAATCCGCCCTATTTATTATCAACAATCGAATACGTTACAAGTTATATTGGTGAAAAATTAGACGGTGAGGAACAATTTTATTGGACCCAATTTTGTTCTGTGGTTCAATTCATCAAAACCATGGATtattaagcagaaaaaaaatatatatatatttattcatTATCATTCTCCcctttttacaccaaaattgtttttgtttcttgtctATTGTTTactttgttttagaaaaaaaaaaagaaatgtatttaaacaaaaaaaacccttGTTACATTTTGCCAGATTTATAAATATTCTTAagcagaaaattgttatttttttacaattgtaTACCCATTCTCAGCTCGCAAAGTTGAGATATTAAAACCAACCATAGCAAAAATTGtgtttcaatattaaaaaaagaaaaaacaaaaaaacaataaaaatcttttttacattttttccaaaacaaactaacagaaaaaaaaaaataatttaaagaaacgagagaaaaagaaaacagtTGTAACAATGCAATAACTAATTATTAAGTTAGATTACTACAGAATATTTCGCATACATATATACAACATATAAAGgcgtttgtttatttaataaatacaaaaagttctaatatataattaattgaaaataattgcCAGAggattgttctttttctaaataaatgctTCATGGATATATAAAAtgcaagtttttgttttttgaaaataaaaagaacggAAATGTGtaagaaaagaaatatatttaatatgtaTGCaaattctgtttgttttttttttttttgtaataaattagtGAAAGATAACCAGATTAATATTAATAGACCAGGTGCTGGAAGTCATTAGTTTTGCAAAACAAAGTGAAGCTAACGTTTCTTTTGTATTCCGTCAGAATTATGGAACAcatatttcaaaactttgaaaagttaattttagaATATTTGCAGTTTAAAGCGCGTTTATATTTCGAtactaacgtttttttttatattgaaatctTTTGGACAATATCCTTTTCCTATAGTTTGTTCATACATATACCGAATACATTTTAA
This DNA window, taken from Episyrphus balteatus chromosome 2, idEpiBalt1.1, whole genome shotgun sequence, encodes the following:
- the LOC129908730 gene encoding receptor-mediated endocytosis protein 6 homolog isoform X1, producing MDGDGEGNLLEIMDLARTLRQEQLFIQNEQAAFATLTESVALSSSQIAQLAYICAQQRQNLNDLITSRPESGPSICCNRANGLENTKFVDANKAKSLKYEYIIAYVELFNYLYRTPYVLAMALSTGDRIPEITPSQMNSVNHTIATGLYGNAIHTKDVETLLKLLRELIEIQIVVSENPRRMIRAGSSSFARLFHRLNESMFSAKIFLTAALYEPLMNVLVESETMLDVDSNKVVKNFSSKEKLKRFGEESSPDYQEKVQKFREDIISKLHKLASSFITNITANWSLFPSTLRWLIQTMCHQLKQARTNEKDINEIITDMVFTHFICPAIVSPDLLGIIDAPISELARFNLMQIGQIIQMLALMKYQDVDPKFSEVYQLFDANIVSKLLDLLLVSDSGEDVVAIRSQQSDFERAHLLITQSELNTFIEFFRVLLQSDELALLEEDRLKLKKIIDHLPEHVQVNGDAPSPIESSSPRSKHSLIHLGKSTKNKLSKSLSNGATALTNGHASVNSAPLSPNGGEENEQVLVFRICISDDNTLQPLTEEEVLKMNAIGQEITDDANNIEKLETDGMDGPLLRPLHTKTTRFSLSHDDASIGNSDNLEAVSEAPSNHSVTSSLELEENDQNDNLSDMVSANVSGRGTPNISGRDTPSSQVTDGESVTNVIPTPQMAKLLSKARSDIEDKFCKFEIKKLMEGDETVSIISDTWSTDVLASDSETLDANERDRNFSTPLIPSAVVLPGDNNFDPLSNAIPQANYLEGSETRSESNWSTDVLASDSEKLAEVDTDDNLSITAKSDITNASVAENLCTPDSPFFAPRAMNVNYNQPESPAEAAAGGVPNGQPSQDSAFFDGSDLQAISSLARSSVRTTNQYSGENSFQQNYKSDKESFLSPRMRRQNSAESSISSQSLNMEDKPSISRQKKKQNRQSTASVKDLIDFSDFDDGAVGLEEKVVPVNEDETESFSDMFEAVVVHRRSAHEPRSPPCDGRRNGIMVDSSKNSDPTSSSLVNIRRHQSLNYENHEIIVNKNSQRITMTESSVSDDVKSQQQLNDVAMLSLKTEELTLNGPSHSSMENVVPVPSQPVASTSTAKPIKSTGAIPKSISFDASADKSARNMHLRRLQQEHTLKAALIPSTSISAAVTHGVNGSGIFNKLKQNFFKNRRGNKHHATTDDFPSRNVSFCTNAETLEFNDVNMQVDAAANDPPSYCDNNEDILAKYRTKAYASNSTTNSNSTDNSCHVNRKNSTDSDNRIPSVVLHDKVVAFNMVKRKIRKVLSKTDLHTGDFRHTTFSNASPLLTYLQIQMAQAINLQNSQQISFVSEAIRCLATLEAPQHQQLMEELQSDILKRQSYLQYLMRYRQNLLLITENINQFDQRLRSETKICNRHLVAVCVRMFLEKRETRIETFHEDFIKLTAVDDRIYLLDVFMKDLMSELADGGALNGMAEWQLQEAKISIERALLQRLYQHVMFPNDEVDLNRDKVLNEHIRKLQQVIRPSHPALRIPPEYLTEAPWTFAQQQLYYISAYTTPQEKLQCVIRCITSIMNLLQMACDRIPAADDLLPVLIYVVIKANPPYLLSTIEYVTSYIGEKLDGEEQFYWTQFCSVVQFIKTMDY
- the LOC129908730 gene encoding receptor-mediated endocytosis protein 6 homolog isoform X2, with protein sequence MDGDGEGNLLEIMDLARTLRQEQLFIQNEQAAFATLTESVALSSSQIAQLAYICAQQRQNLNDLITSRPESGPSICCNRANGLENTKFVDANKAKSLKYEYIIAYVELFNYLYRTPYVLAMALSTGDRIPEITPSQMNSVNHTIATGLYGNAIHTKDVETLLKLLRELIEIQIVVSENPRRMIRAGSSSFARLFHRLNESMFSAKIFLTAALYEPLMNVLVESETMLDVDSNKVVKNFSSKEKLKRFGEESSPDYQEKVQKFREDIISKLHKLASSFITNITANWSLFPSTLRWLIQTMCHQLKQARTNEKDINEIITDMVFTHFICPAIVSPDLLGIIDAPISELARFNLMQIGQIIQMLALMKYQDVDPKFSEVYQLFDANIVSKLLDLLLVSDSGEDVVAIRSQQSDFERAHLLITQSELNTFIEFFRVLLQSDELALLEEDRLKLKKIIDHLPEHVQVNGDAPSPIESSSPRSKHSLIHLGKSTKNKLSKSLSNGATALTNGHASVNSAPLSPNGGEENEQVLVFRICISDDNTLQPLTEEEVLKMNAIGQEITDDANNIEKLETDGMDGPLLRPLHTKTTRFSLSHDDASIGNSDNLEAVSEAPSNHSVTSSLELEENDQNDNLSDMVSANVSGRGTPNISGRDTPSSQVTDGESVTNVIPTPQMAKLLSKARSDIEDKFCKFEIKKLMEGDETVSIISDTWSTDVLASDSETLDANERDRNFSTPLIPSAVVLPGDNNFDPLSNAIPQANYLEGSETRSESNWSTDVLASDSEKLAEVDTDDNLSITAKSDITNASVAENLCTPDSPFFAPRAMNVNYNQPESPAEAAAGGVPNGQPSQDSAFFDGSDLQAISSLARSSVRTTNQYSGENSFQQNYKSDKESFLSPRMRRQNSAESSISSQSLNMEDKPSISRQKKKQNRQSTASVKDLIDFSDFDDGAVGLEEKVVPVNEDETESFSDMFEAVVVHRRSAHEPRSPPCDGRRNGIMVDSSKNSDPTSSSLVNIRRHQSLNYENHEIIVNKNSQRITMTESSVSDDVKSQQQLNDVAMLSLKTEELTLNGPSHSSMENVVPVPSQPVASTSTAKPIKSTGAIPKSISFDASADKSARNMHLRRLQQEHTLKAALIPSTSISAAVTHGVNGSGIFNKLKQNFFKNRRGNKHHATTDDFPSRNVSFCTNAETLEFNDVNMQVDAAANDPPSYCDNNEDILAKYRTKAYASNSTTNSNSTDNSCHVNRKNSTDSDNRIPSVVLHDKVVAFNMVKRKIRKVLSKTDLHTGDFRHTTFSNASPLLTYLQIQMAQAINLQNSQQISFVSEAIRCLATLEAPQHQQLMEELQSDILKRQSYLQYLMRYRQNLLLITENINQFDQRLRSETKICNRHLVAVCVRMFLEKRETRIETFHEDFIKLTAVDDRIYLLDVFMKDLMSELADGGALNGMAEWQLQEAKISIERALLQRLYQHVMFPNDEVDLNRDKVLNEHIRKLQQVIRPSHPALRIPPEYLTEAPWTFAQQQLYYISAYTTPQEKLQCVISFTRYKMVTKVSPNSVKSQTKISRNSP
- the LOC129908730 gene encoding receptor-mediated endocytosis protein 6 homolog isoform X3, whose amino-acid sequence is MDGDGEGNLLEIMDLARTLRQEQLFIQNEQAAFATLTESVALSSSQIAQLAYICAQQRQNLNDLITSRPESGPSICCNRANGLENTKFVDANKAKSLKYEYIIAYVELFNYLYRTPYVLAMALSTGDRIPEITPSQMNSVNHTIATGLYGNAIHTKDVETLLKLLRELIEIQIVVSENPRRMIRAGSSSFARLFHRLNESMFSAKIFLTAALYEPLMNVLVESETMLDVDSNKVVKNFSSKEKLKRFGEESSPDYQEKVQKFREDIISKLHKLASSFITNITANWSLFPSTLRWLIQTMCHQLKQARTNEKDINEIITDMVFTHFICPAIVSPDLLGIIDAPISELARFNLMQIGQIIQMLALMKYQDVDPKFSEVYQLFDANIVSKLLDLLLVSDSGEDVVAIRSQQSDFERAHLLITQSELNTFIEFFRVLLQSDELALLEEDRLKLKKIIDHLPEHVQVNGDAPSPIESSSPRSKHSLIHLGKSTKNKLSKSLSNGATALTNGHASVNSAPLSPNGGEENEQVLVFRICISDDNTLQPLTEEEVLKMNAIGQEITDDANNIEKLETDGMDGPLLRPLHTKTTRFSLSHDDASIGNSDNLEAVSEAPSNHSVTSSLELEENDQNDNLSDMVSANVSGRGTPNISGRDTPSSQVTDGESVTNVIPTPQMAKLLSKARSDIEDKFCKFEIKKLMEGDETVSIISDTWSTDVLASDSETLDANERDRNFSTPLIPSAVVLPGDNNFDPLSNAIPQANYLEGSETRSESNWSTDVLASDSEKLAEVDTDDNLSITAKSDITNASVAENLCTPDSPFFAPRAMNVNYNQPESPAEAAAGGVPNGQPSQDSAFFDGSDLQAISSLARSSVRTTNQYSGENSFQQNYKSDKESFLSPRMRRQNSAESSISSQSLNMEDKPSISRQKKKQNRQSTASVKDLIDFSDFDDGAVGLEEKVVPVNEDETESFSDMFEAVVVHRRSAHEPRSPPCDGRRNGIMVDSSKNSDPTSSSLVNIRRHQSLNYENHEIIVNKNSQRITMTESSVSDDVKSQQQLNDVAMLSLKTEELTLNGPSHSSMENVVPVPSQPVASTSTAKPIKSTGAIPKSISFDASADKSARNMHLRRLQQEHTLKAALIPSTSISAAVTHGVNGSGIFNKLKQNFFKNRRGNKHHATTDDFPSRNVSFCTNAETLEFNDVNMQVDAAANDPPSYCDNNEDILAKYRTKAYASNSTTNSNSTDNSCHVNRKNSTDSDNRIPSVVLHDKVVAFNMVKRKIRKVLSKTDLHTGDFRHTTFSNASPLLTYLQIQMAQAINLQNSQQISFVSEAIRCLATLEAPQHQQLMEELQSDILKRQSYLQYLMRYRQNLLLITENINQFDQRLRSETKICNRHLVAVCVRMFLEKRETRIETFHEDFIKLTAVDDRIYLLDVFMKDLMSELADGGALNGMAEWQLQEAKISIERALLQRLYQHVMFPNDEVDLNRDKVLNEHIRKLQQVIRPSHPALRIPPEYLTEAPWTFAQQQLYYISAYTTPQEKLQCVISSGLPEALEIFEGLFCSTIAHH